From the genome of Scytonema hofmannii PCC 7110, one region includes:
- a CDS encoding ROK family protein — protein MENSQVIGIDLGGTAIKLGRFASDGSCLRSLTIATPQPATPLLVVKAIVDAIAQVDPEQQASAIGIGTPGPSDAAGRIAKIAINLPEWRDVPLADWLEAKTGKPTVVENDANCAGLGEAWLGAGRRFKNFILLTLGTGVGGAIILDGKLFVGHYGAAGELGLITLIPDGPICNSGNQGSLEQYVSVTAIRRRTGKEPAELSTLAKAGDINALTFWQEYGRELATGLATLIYVLTPEAVVIGGGVSACAEFFLPSVYAEIERRVVPASRVGLHILPAELGNAAGMVGAAKLAFLRLGARD, from the coding sequence GTGGAAAATTCTCAAGTAATTGGTATTGACTTGGGGGGAACGGCAATTAAACTGGGGCGTTTCGCTAGTGATGGTTCTTGTTTGCGATCGCTCACTATAGCAACGCCTCAACCTGCAACACCACTGCTAGTTGTAAAAGCTATAGTAGATGCGATCGCTCAAGTCGATCCAGAACAACAAGCAAGTGCCATAGGAATTGGCACTCCGGGACCATCAGATGCTGCTGGACGCATTGCTAAAATAGCTATCAACTTACCAGAGTGGCGCGATGTTCCTTTAGCTGATTGGTTGGAAGCAAAAACAGGCAAGCCAACTGTTGTGGAAAACGATGCGAATTGTGCTGGTTTGGGCGAAGCTTGGCTGGGCGCGGGGCGTCGGTTTAAAAATTTTATTCTGCTAACACTAGGCACTGGGGTAGGTGGAGCAATTATCCTGGATGGTAAACTGTTTGTTGGGCATTACGGAGCAGCAGGTGAACTCGGATTAATTACCCTTATCCCAGATGGTCCAATATGTAACAGTGGAAATCAAGGATCTTTAGAGCAGTATGTTTCGGTAACTGCCATTCGCCGCCGCACGGGAAAGGAACCAGCAGAATTAAGTACTTTAGCAAAAGCCGGAGATATCAATGCATTGACATTTTGGCAAGAATATGGTAGAGAACTCGCGACAGGACTGGCAACCCTAATTTACGTGCTGACACCAGAAGCGGTTGTGATTGGTGGTGGAGTCAGCGCGTGTGCCGAATTTTTCCTACCATCAGTGTATGCGGAAATTGAGCGACGAGTAGTCCCTGCTTCACGCGTTGGGCTGCATATATTGCCAGCAGAATTGGGTAATGCAGCTGGAATGGTAGGTGCAGCGAAGTTGGCGTTTTTGAGATTAGGAGCTAGAGATTAG
- a CDS encoding CTP synthase gives MTKFVFVTGGVVSSIGKGIVAASLGRLLKSRDYSVSILKLDPYINVDPGTMSPFQHGEVFVTQDGAETDLDLGHYERFTDTSMSRLNSVTTGSIYQAVINKERRGDYNGGTVQVIPHITNEIKERIVRVAKDTNPDVVITEIGGTVGDIESLPFLEAIRQFRKDVGRHNVLYMHVTLMPWIASAGEMKTKPTQHSVKELRSIGIQPDILICRCDRPVPTSLKHKLSEFCDVPVECVITSQDAKSIYEVPLILEKEGLAQQTLELLNMEQRTPNLIQWQTLVQKMHSPTHQIEIAIVGKYVQLSDAYLSVVEALRHAAIAISSELHLRWVNSEKLETEGYENYLEGVDGIVVPGGFGVRGVDGKMTAIKYARQSQIPFLGLCLGMQCSVIEWARDVAGLKDANSAEFDPHTDHPVINLLPEQQDVIDLGGTMRLGLYPCRILPNSLAYKLYEEEVIYERHRHRYEFNNTYRNLFIDTGYVISGTSPDGRLVEIIELPKHPFFIACQFHPEFQSSPSAPHPLFKGFIQAAVVRSNPSFETQQAVVSG, from the coding sequence ATGACTAAGTTTGTATTTGTTACTGGCGGGGTTGTTTCTAGTATTGGTAAAGGAATTGTAGCAGCAAGTCTGGGACGGTTACTCAAATCTCGTGATTACTCTGTGTCAATTCTCAAGCTCGACCCCTATATTAATGTCGATCCCGGTACAATGAGTCCCTTCCAACACGGTGAGGTATTTGTGACTCAAGATGGGGCAGAAACAGATCTGGATTTAGGACATTATGAACGTTTCACCGATACTTCCATGTCGCGGCTGAACAGCGTGACTACGGGGTCAATTTACCAAGCTGTGATTAACAAAGAGCGTCGCGGTGATTATAATGGCGGCACGGTACAGGTTATTCCTCACATTACTAATGAAATTAAAGAGCGGATTGTGAGAGTTGCTAAAGATACCAACCCCGACGTAGTTATTACAGAAATAGGAGGTACGGTAGGAGATATAGAATCATTGCCCTTTTTAGAAGCAATTCGCCAATTCCGAAAAGATGTAGGACGGCATAACGTACTGTATATGCACGTGACACTGATGCCGTGGATTGCTTCAGCAGGTGAAATGAAAACCAAACCCACGCAGCACTCAGTAAAAGAACTTAGATCTATTGGGATTCAACCCGACATCTTAATTTGTCGGTGCGATCGCCCAGTACCTACATCATTAAAACACAAATTGTCTGAGTTTTGTGATGTTCCGGTGGAATGCGTGATTACGTCTCAAGATGCCAAAAGTATTTATGAAGTCCCGCTCATTCTAGAAAAAGAAGGATTGGCGCAGCAAACTCTAGAATTGCTGAATATGGAGCAACGGACACCGAATTTGATACAGTGGCAGACGTTAGTGCAGAAGATGCACAGCCCCACACATCAAATAGAAATTGCGATCGTAGGTAAGTACGTACAGTTAAGCGATGCCTATCTTTCTGTAGTAGAAGCACTGCGCCATGCAGCAATAGCGATTAGTAGCGAACTGCACCTACGTTGGGTGAACTCAGAAAAATTGGAAACCGAGGGATATGAAAACTATTTGGAAGGTGTAGATGGCATAGTTGTACCTGGTGGTTTCGGCGTCCGAGGAGTGGATGGCAAGATGACAGCAATAAAATATGCCCGTCAGTCCCAAATTCCCTTCCTGGGTTTGTGCTTGGGAATGCAGTGTTCTGTGATTGAATGGGCAAGAGATGTTGCGGGATTAAAAGATGCCAACAGTGCTGAATTCGATCCCCATACCGATCACCCAGTCATCAACTTGTTACCAGAGCAGCAAGATGTCATTGATTTGGGCGGAACAATGCGCTTGGGTTTGTATCCCTGTCGCATACTGCCAAATTCCCTAGCTTACAAGCTTTATGAAGAAGAAGTCATTTACGAACGTCACAGACATCGCTATGAGTTCAACAATACTTACCGCAATTTGTTTATAGACACAGGCTATGTCATCAGTGGAACTTCTCCCGATGGGCGTCTTGTAGAAATTATTGAATTGCCCAAACACCCCTTCTTTATTGCTTGCCAATTTCATCCTGAGTTTCAATCGAGTCCTAGCGCACCTCATCCTTTGTTCAAAGGTTTTATTCAAGCTGCCGTTGTGCGTTCCAACCCCTCTTTTGAGACACAGCAAGCAGTGGTTAGTGGTTAG
- a CDS encoding BrnT family toxin translates to MQFEWDAAKNLENIRKHEIDFADIPEMFEGPMLIELDDRFDYGEDRWFGIGFLGNGVAVVVWTERQDDVIRIISARRANRYERQRLEQYLSY, encoded by the coding sequence ATGCAGTTTGAGTGGGATGCGGCAAAGAATTTAGAGAATATTCGTAAGCATGAGATTGATTTTGCCGATATTCCTGAAATGTTTGAAGGTCCAATGCTAATTGAGCTAGACGATCGTTTTGATTACGGCGAAGACCGTTGGTTCGGTATCGGTTTCCTCGGTAACGGCGTAGCGGTTGTGGTTTGGACAGAACGACAAGATGACGTAATTCGGATCATTTCAGCACGAAGGGCAAATCGATATGAGCGGCAAAGACTTGAGCAATACCTCTCGTACTAA
- a CDS encoding tetratricopeptide repeat protein produces MAKHQSKQRSQKHVSSTGTEPTENSFGMQLQELLNQKKYRQALEEIKKIQRSHPEIEFTPKESEIWFLRGQQEFQKQDFKQAEKSFGRALELGLVGDVYYWQAKCLLELNRLDASLNLLRDAFEAGNLIKDYSICYLKLLLLKGDTATVEQLINQQSKRFSAAQLHWIRGVLALKQGQPEAALTSFQKIKRPITPGDLPNAWIIYSQQMSGNWNAAANLLGLESSKYIFDRPKYLENPILERLATAQQAKTGELPLEPRNLEREDPLIQDARSALTIVQLINKGNHHDAAHALLQRERRSNRFPEIESLRTPLLTLAGQQALTQGQTECAELFWQPLLTETPFNPQLAVNLLQVLDANDSDKKRQSVLTQFLRWLEREAKQKPQEWPDTRLKPTLAHLHCWMADAYMVTDRGRAALGALQQAERICPTSPELLGRKGLIAAIEENYTEAISLITQAIEGGCRYEETYNALLTCWEELGDKQALNEARRRFGKYFGDISVETEVEVLPWVDALSTLSYSLFSRLVQGEDKKDPAIRACQIFVNAVQSQPNSGGRVSLHQKAAVEAWDSLLQKLSGNEQIPVLQAIALSTHLFAKREKGIAAVINQYLQKLFNLSTEHPEARIAHLVVLAVKENSPQKLELPVRAYLDTTPQPGNTLANIQLQARRFGCITTLVPALEEALRREPQNPLLLLARATTYPVEHPKYEQFKQEGFELARRLQDAKALQAFREEQAFLSAQETASIMPDPEEFDNLDMSKMDDLLEKMLHKMFGNKVPKAEFERMLPELKQQILNTMPDFSDDDEEEEDDDDELDLDFLFRDFPSSSTKRKKRKKGFQELL; encoded by the coding sequence CTGAAATTGAATTTACCCCCAAAGAATCAGAGATTTGGTTTCTGCGGGGTCAGCAGGAATTTCAAAAGCAAGATTTTAAACAAGCAGAAAAATCCTTTGGACGCGCTCTAGAATTGGGTCTGGTGGGAGATGTGTACTACTGGCAAGCTAAATGTCTGTTGGAATTGAATCGATTGGACGCATCTCTCAATTTACTCCGCGATGCTTTTGAAGCAGGCAACCTCATCAAAGACTACAGCATTTGTTATCTCAAGCTCTTATTGCTTAAAGGAGATACTGCCACAGTTGAACAGTTAATCAACCAACAATCCAAACGGTTTAGTGCTGCCCAACTCCACTGGATACGAGGGGTGCTGGCTCTCAAGCAAGGACAACCAGAAGCCGCTTTGACATCCTTTCAAAAAATTAAGCGCCCCATCACACCTGGAGATTTACCAAATGCTTGGATTATTTACAGCCAGCAAATGAGTGGTAATTGGAATGCTGCTGCTAATCTGTTGGGGTTGGAGTCATCTAAATACATCTTCGACAGACCAAAGTATTTAGAAAATCCAATTTTAGAGCGATTGGCAACTGCCCAACAGGCAAAGACAGGAGAACTACCCCTAGAACCCCGGAATCTGGAACGAGAAGATCCACTTATCCAAGACGCACGATCGGCGTTGACGATTGTACAGCTAATTAATAAAGGTAATCATCATGATGCTGCCCATGCATTGCTACAAAGAGAACGGCGTTCAAATCGCTTCCCGGAAATAGAGAGTCTGCGAACACCTCTGTTAACCCTAGCAGGTCAACAGGCACTTACCCAAGGACAAACAGAATGTGCAGAACTATTTTGGCAGCCTTTGTTAACAGAAACACCCTTCAACCCCCAGTTGGCAGTCAACCTGTTACAAGTTTTGGATGCTAATGATTCTGACAAAAAACGCCAAAGTGTTTTAACTCAATTTTTGCGGTGGTTGGAGCGGGAAGCGAAACAAAAACCACAAGAATGGCCGGATACACGCTTAAAACCAACTTTAGCTCATCTACACTGTTGGATGGCAGATGCTTACATGGTAACAGATCGCGGACGCGCTGCTTTAGGAGCTTTGCAACAAGCAGAACGCATCTGTCCCACATCGCCAGAATTATTGGGGCGCAAGGGACTCATTGCGGCTATCGAGGAAAATTATACTGAAGCGATCTCACTGATTACCCAAGCTATTGAAGGCGGGTGTCGATATGAAGAAACTTACAATGCCTTACTGACTTGTTGGGAAGAACTAGGAGACAAACAAGCACTGAATGAAGCCCGTCGCCGTTTTGGTAAGTACTTTGGCGACATAAGTGTTGAAACTGAAGTAGAAGTATTACCTTGGGTAGATGCTCTATCTACGTTAAGTTATTCCTTATTTAGTCGTTTAGTGCAGGGAGAAGACAAAAAAGACCCAGCTATACGTGCTTGTCAGATATTCGTCAATGCAGTACAAAGTCAGCCCAATTCCGGTGGTCGAGTTTCGTTGCACCAAAAAGCAGCAGTCGAAGCATGGGATAGTCTGCTGCAAAAATTATCTGGAAACGAGCAAATTCCCGTATTGCAGGCGATCGCTCTTTCTACCCACCTCTTCGCCAAACGGGAAAAAGGCATTGCCGCTGTAATAAATCAGTATCTACAAAAATTGTTCAACCTATCAACAGAACACCCAGAAGCCAGAATTGCCCATTTAGTTGTCTTAGCTGTCAAAGAAAATAGTCCCCAAAAACTAGAGCTTCCCGTGCGTGCTTACCTGGACACCACGCCCCAACCAGGTAATACTTTAGCAAACATTCAACTTCAAGCACGTCGTTTTGGCTGCATTACCACACTAGTTCCAGCCTTAGAAGAAGCACTCCGTCGAGAACCTCAAAACCCATTGCTGCTATTAGCTAGAGCTACTACCTACCCCGTCGAGCATCCAAAATACGAACAATTCAAGCAAGAGGGATTTGAATTAGCCCGTCGCCTACAAGATGCCAAAGCTTTACAAGCATTTCGGGAAGAACAGGCGTTTCTCTCCGCTCAAGAAACGGCTAGCATCATGCCAGATCCAGAGGAATTTGACAATCTAGATATGTCAAAAATGGACGATCTCTTAGAAAAGATGCTTCACAAAATGTTTGGCAACAAAGTTCCTAAAGCCGAGTTTGAACGGATGCTTCCAGAACTCAAGCAACAGATATTAAACACTATGCCCGATTTCTCAGATGATGATGAGGAGGAGGAAGATGATGATGATGAACTAGATTTAGACTTTTTATTTAGAGACTTCCCATCTTCATCTACGAAACGAAAGAAGAGAAAAAAAGGTTTTCAGGAATTGTTGTGA
- a CDS encoding DUF86 domain-containing protein, protein MTGRSISEFLQDILDAITDIETFTDGIDFETFQANREKLLAVVKLIEILGEAVKQIPDSVRSQYSQIPWKAVAGMRDVLVHEYWGMDVNVVWATVQEGLPPLKAVIVEIKTNL, encoded by the coding sequence ATGACGGGACGCTCAATCTCAGAATTTCTCCAAGATATACTGGATGCCATTACGGACATTGAAACATTCACCGATGGAATTGATTTTGAGACATTTCAGGCAAATCGGGAGAAACTTCTAGCCGTTGTCAAGTTAATTGAAATCTTAGGAGAGGCAGTCAAGCAAATTCCTGATAGTGTTCGTAGTCAATATTCTCAAATTCCTTGGAAAGCGGTTGCTGGTATGCGAGACGTGCTGGTACATGAGTATTGGGGAATGGATGTGAATGTAGTTTGGGCAACAGTCCAAGAAGGATTACCACCCTTAAAAGCGGTAATTGTCGAAATCAAGACAAATCTGTGA
- a CDS encoding J domain-containing protein, which produces MTSHYEKLGISPGATPAQIKAAYHAKLREFPAHTYPEEFKAIREAYEALRKGATTQHEDFLKMRPLEAELNPEILKQVQEKAIAQLEVNLDDLIRATF; this is translated from the coding sequence ATGACATCCCACTACGAAAAATTAGGAATTTCTCCAGGAGCTACTCCCGCCCAAATTAAAGCAGCGTATCATGCCAAGCTGCGGGAATTTCCTGCTCATACTTATCCAGAAGAATTTAAGGCAATTCGAGAAGCTTACGAAGCACTTCGCAAAGGAGCAACAACTCAACATGAGGATTTCTTAAAAATGCGTCCCCTAGAAGCAGAACTGAACCCAGAGATATTAAAACAGGTGCAAGAAAAAGCGATCGCTCAACTAGAAGTTAATCTAGATGATTTAATTCGTGCTACATTCTAA
- a CDS encoding nucleotide exchange factor GrpE, whose amino-acid sequence MNNDKEILFAKFLDYLHSEQSSPEYLGEPPESANSFDPYQMVAEWTALRHELKQQGKLLHSTQDALVQALEVTRGEREQQQIRQEETQKQALGQFEQQQEKLLKDLLGILDALDRACIYWQEELEVADNTSNQDSTVQKSFWEKLKDWFSGKESQSTATPKSPTSETLSEILTSHQQGVELIRRSLLEILRQRRVVPIVAQDKPFDSQTMYAVGRELKTDVRENTVIKEVVRGYLWGDRVLREAQVIVATRVDS is encoded by the coding sequence ATGAATAATGACAAAGAAATTTTATTTGCCAAATTTTTAGATTATTTACACTCAGAACAATCATCCCCTGAGTATTTGGGTGAACCACCAGAATCTGCTAATTCTTTCGATCCCTATCAAATGGTGGCAGAATGGACTGCCCTCCGCCATGAACTCAAGCAACAGGGTAAATTATTGCATTCTACTCAAGATGCTCTGGTGCAAGCATTGGAAGTCACTCGTGGAGAGCGAGAACAGCAGCAAATACGTCAGGAAGAAACCCAAAAACAGGCATTGGGACAATTTGAGCAACAGCAAGAGAAACTATTGAAAGATTTGCTTGGTATCCTGGATGCTTTAGATCGGGCTTGTATTTACTGGCAAGAAGAGTTAGAAGTGGCAGATAATACCTCTAATCAAGACTCTACGGTACAAAAAAGCTTTTGGGAAAAGCTAAAAGATTGGTTTTCTGGCAAAGAGTCTCAATCTACGGCGACCCCAAAATCACCAACATCAGAAACCTTAAGTGAAATTTTAACCAGTCATCAACAGGGTGTGGAGTTAATTAGGCGATCACTTTTAGAAATATTACGACAAAGACGTGTTGTTCCCATTGTCGCCCAGGACAAACCATTTGACTCCCAGACAATGTATGCTGTAGGACGTGAATTAAAAACAGATGTTAGAGAAAATACTGTAATCAAGGAAGTAGTACGGGGTTATTTATGGGGCGATCGCGTGCTTAGGGAAGCACAGGTGATTGTAGCAACAAGAGTTGACTCCTAG
- a CDS encoding Hsp70 family protein, with the protein MKAVGIDLGTTNSEVAIVENGQVRVLPGEDGDLILPSCVGFSDTGKLLVGREALRQYAAAPERTVKSIKRWMGTDHKTTLGDKEYLPHEISAIILRALKQRAENALGETITQAVVTVPAYFTDAQRQATKTAGEIAGLEVLQIINEPTAAALAYDLRSEETERVVVYDLGGGTFDVSVVEITGEVTEVLASHGNNRLGGDDFDRLLQLHLADLFRKQHGVDVPDDAATQARLLRAAEQVKIDLSSHAFATVREAFLASKGKTPLHLETEVARTDFEKLIRPLLEETLEAIDRALTDAKLEPEEIDRIILVGGSTRIPLVQQMIQEDLGQTPTDGIQPDLCVALGAALQAGVLIGEAVDAILVDVIPHSLGIATAVPTPMGIMPGYFSVIIPRNSVVPVSRSQVYSTVFDEQEVVEIEVFQGENAIAEENVPLGSFRVENLPPQPAGSIQIEVHFDFDLNGILTVTTTEKGKGQQGTLVVNNAGIEKLSSHELKQARTDLEALFKNDETIEISSEDISDAVEIAPELAGLLDRAQQALLTVDAEQAEELQDLLDQIKTAIADNSAELPQLQEELEDFLYYASTNESQE; encoded by the coding sequence ATGAAAGCAGTTGGTATTGACTTAGGCACAACAAATTCCGAAGTGGCGATTGTCGAAAACGGACAAGTGCGGGTATTGCCAGGTGAAGATGGCGACTTAATTTTACCTTCCTGTGTAGGATTTAGCGATACGGGAAAACTACTCGTAGGACGCGAAGCACTCCGTCAGTACGCAGCAGCACCCGAACGCACCGTGAAGTCAATCAAGCGGTGGATGGGAACTGACCACAAAACCACGTTAGGAGATAAAGAATATTTACCTCATGAAATTTCTGCTATTATTCTCCGCGCCCTGAAACAACGGGCTGAGAATGCTTTGGGAGAAACAATTACCCAAGCAGTGGTTACGGTTCCAGCCTACTTTACGGACGCTCAACGACAAGCAACTAAAACCGCTGGCGAGATAGCTGGTTTGGAGGTACTGCAAATTATCAACGAACCAACGGCGGCGGCTTTAGCTTATGATTTGCGCTCCGAAGAGACAGAACGGGTTGTCGTTTATGACTTAGGAGGTGGTACTTTTGACGTGTCAGTAGTTGAAATTACAGGCGAAGTCACAGAAGTCCTAGCCAGTCATGGTAATAACCGCTTGGGTGGAGATGATTTTGACAGGCTTTTGCAACTTCATCTAGCAGATTTATTCCGCAAACAGCATGGCGTGGATGTGCCAGATGATGCAGCCACCCAGGCGCGTCTTTTGCGAGCAGCAGAGCAGGTAAAAATTGACTTGAGTTCCCATGCTTTTGCCACAGTTCGGGAAGCTTTTTTGGCTAGTAAAGGCAAAACTCCACTACATTTGGAGACAGAAGTAGCGCGAACAGATTTTGAAAAATTGATTCGCCCGCTCTTAGAAGAAACCTTAGAGGCTATTGACCGCGCCCTCACAGATGCGAAATTAGAACCAGAAGAGATTGATCGCATTATTTTAGTTGGTGGTTCTACACGCATTCCTCTAGTGCAACAAATGATCCAAGAGGATTTGGGACAAACTCCTACAGATGGTATTCAACCAGACCTTTGTGTAGCGTTAGGAGCCGCTTTGCAAGCTGGGGTACTGATAGGGGAAGCTGTGGATGCTATTCTTGTAGATGTTATTCCCCATTCTCTGGGCATTGCTACGGCTGTTCCTACACCAATGGGTATTATGCCAGGGTATTTTAGTGTCATTATTCCTCGCAACAGCGTTGTTCCCGTTTCTCGCTCTCAAGTTTATTCCACTGTGTTTGATGAACAAGAAGTAGTAGAAATTGAAGTTTTTCAGGGTGAAAATGCGATCGCCGAGGAAAATGTTCCTCTAGGTTCCTTTAGAGTCGAGAACTTACCACCACAACCAGCAGGAAGCATTCAAATCGAAGTTCACTTTGACTTCGATCTCAACGGTATTCTCACTGTTACCACCACCGAGAAAGGTAAGGGTCAACAAGGGACACTGGTAGTAAATAATGCAGGTATAGAAAAACTTTCTAGCCATGAACTCAAGCAAGCAAGGACAGATTTAGAGGCATTATTTAAAAATGATGAAACAATTGAAATCTCCTCAGAAGATATCAGCGATGCAGTAGAAATCGCACCAGAATTAGCAGGACTTTTAGACCGCGCTCAACAAGCACTTCTTACCGTAGACGCAGAACAAGCAGAGGAATTACAAGATTTATTAGACCAGATTAAAACCGCGATCGCTGACAATAGTGCAGAATTACCCCAGTTACAAGAAGAACTAGAAGATTTTCTTTACTACGCCAGTACCAATGAGTCTCAAGAGTGA
- a CDS encoding BrnA antitoxin family protein, translated as MSGKDLSNTSRTNWAALEIVDDEGIDYSDIPPLTEEFFEKAILRIPTPQAQQLVRIEPDVLKWFQSQGGEYRVLINSVLRRYVESHGEQSAI; from the coding sequence ATGAGCGGCAAAGACTTGAGCAATACCTCTCGTACTAATTGGGCAGCACTGGAGATCGTGGACGATGAAGGGATTGATTATTCTGATATTCCACCGTTGACGGAGGAGTTTTTTGAGAAGGCAATTTTAAGAATTCCTACGCCTCAAGCGCAGCAGTTAGTAAGAATTGAGCCAGATGTATTGAAGTGGTTTCAGTCCCAAGGCGGAGAATATAGAGTTTTAATCAACTCAGTCTTGCGTCGTTACGTTGAAAGTCATGGCGAACAGTCAGCAATATGA
- a CDS encoding tetratricopeptide repeat protein produces MKCPVCGAVYRPIKGGGESPLLSTASSSPSCRRCKADLSDLFRLHDQAIWYHKQALHLLTQGRYPEAVAHNNQALALYYSNADFHALAGKLSALQGEFREAISSWQQALKFDPQNVIACNCLHTIELMAKNYYT; encoded by the coding sequence ATGAAATGTCCTGTCTGTGGTGCAGTTTATCGTCCTATAAAGGGAGGCGGAGAATCTCCCTTACTCAGCACTGCTTCTTCCTCCCCAAGTTGCAGGCGCTGCAAAGCAGATTTGTCTGACTTGTTCCGTTTGCACGACCAAGCCATCTGGTATCACAAACAAGCACTACATTTATTGACACAAGGGCGTTATCCAGAAGCTGTAGCGCACAACAATCAAGCTCTAGCTTTGTATTACAGCAATGCAGACTTCCATGCATTGGCTGGTAAATTATCAGCATTGCAAGGAGAATTTCGAGAAGCGATCTCATCTTGGCAACAAGCACTCAAGTTTGACCCACAAAATGTCATTGCTTGTAATTGCCTGCACACGATCGAGCTAATGGCAAAAAATTATTATACGTAA
- a CDS encoding nucleotidyltransferase family protein: MKTLAEIEQILRQSKPILRENYQITQLGIFGSYVRGEQTENSDVDVLIDYEYAPTLFKLVEVRDYLSNLIGMKVDIVTKNGLKPRIREHVLSEVVYV, from the coding sequence ATGAAGACGCTAGCAGAAATCGAGCAAATTCTGAGACAGAGCAAGCCTATCTTGCGCGAGAACTACCAGATTACACAGCTTGGTATCTTTGGTTCTTACGTTCGTGGTGAACAAACTGAGAATAGTGATGTTGATGTACTTATCGACTATGAGTATGCGCCTACATTGTTTAAACTGGTTGAAGTCCGCGATTATCTCAGCAACTTGATAGGTATGAAGGTAGATATAGTCACAAAAAATGGTTTGAAGCCCAGAATTCGAGAGCACGTATTATCGGAAGTCGTTTACGTGTGA
- a CDS encoding ABC transporter permease, producing the protein MTVTKTPKPQFFRFAKKPTLSQQLMWIGLVITLFFIFIAIFTPIFQNLGWIQGPTSTKNNLVQQPPSLQHWFGTSRQAYDVFSRTLFGAQAALQVVVLATALSMVIGVPLGMVSGYAGGKLDKALLFIMDSIYTLPGLLLSVTLAFVVGTGIVNAAIAISIAYIPQYYRVVRNHTVSVKTEVFIEAAQAMGANTWQVLSRYLFFNVIQSVPVLFTLNAADAILTLGGLGFLGLGLPPGAPEWGQDLKRALDALPTGIWWTALFPGLAMTLMVVGLSLLGEGLNDFVNPRLRKQIRQ; encoded by the coding sequence ATGACCGTTACAAAAACTCCTAAACCACAATTTTTTCGCTTTGCTAAAAAACCTACCCTGTCCCAGCAACTCATGTGGATCGGGCTAGTCATTACTCTATTTTTCATCTTTATTGCCATCTTTACCCCTATATTTCAAAACTTGGGATGGATTCAAGGTCCCACGTCTACCAAGAACAACCTCGTTCAGCAGCCACCCTCGCTCCAACATTGGTTTGGCACAAGCCGTCAAGCTTATGATGTGTTTTCCCGAACTCTGTTTGGTGCTCAAGCGGCTTTACAAGTTGTGGTGCTAGCGACAGCGTTAAGCATGGTCATTGGTGTTCCTTTGGGGATGGTCAGTGGTTACGCCGGTGGTAAATTAGATAAAGCTTTGCTATTTATTATGGATAGTATCTACACTTTACCAGGGCTGCTGCTTTCAGTTACCCTGGCGTTTGTTGTAGGAACTGGAATAGTCAATGCGGCGATCGCTATCAGTATTGCTTACATCCCTCAATATTACCGTGTTGTCCGCAATCACACTGTCAGTGTAAAAACAGAGGTATTCATTGAAGCAGCACAAGCCATGGGTGCTAATACATGGCAAGTTCTTTCCCGGTATCTATTTTTCAACGTTATTCAAAGCGTACCCGTTCTCTTTACCCTGAATGCTGCTGACGCCATTTTAACTTTAGGAGGCTTGGGCTTTTTAGGGTTAGGGCTACCTCCTGGAGCACCAGAATGGGGACAAGATTTAAAAAGAGCATTGGACGCACTACCCACAGGTATTTGGTGGACTGCTCTTTTCCCTGGGTTGGCTATGACATTAATGGTTGTAGGGCTATCGCTGCTAGGAGAAGGTTTAAACGACTTTGTCAATCCCCGTTTGCGGAAACAAATTCGGCAATAG